One genomic segment of Flavobacteriaceae bacterium includes these proteins:
- a CDS encoding ORF6N domain-containing protein produces the protein MSNEITIPDEIISNKIYFIRNQKVMLDRDLAELYGVETRVLKQAVRRNEKRFPEDFMFEMTKQELEIWRSQFVTSNQDKKGLRYAPFCFTEQGVTMLSCILNSERAIIVNIKIIRVFTKLRTILTDNLSVKLDIEQIKKKLTNHSKNIELVFDYLDELTEKKENSIPRKQIGFKK, from the coding sequence ATGAGCAACGAAATTACTATTCCAGATGAAATAATTTCTAATAAGATTTACTTTATTAGAAATCAAAAAGTAATGTTAGATAGAGACTTAGCAGAACTTTACGGAGTAGAAACTAGAGTTTTAAAACAAGCTGTAAGAAGAAATGAGAAACGTTTTCCAGAAGATTTTATGTTTGAAATGACAAAGCAAGAATTAGAAATTTGGAGATCGCAATTTGTTACTTCTAATCAAGATAAGAAAGGATTACGATATGCTCCATTTTGTTTTACTGAGCAAGGAGTTACAATGTTATCATGCATTTTAAATAGCGAAAGAGCAATTATAGTAAATATTAAAATCATTAGAGTTTTTACTAAGTTACGAACCATATTAACAGATAATTTAAGTGTAAAACTTGATATTGAACAAATCAAAAAGAAGTTAACGAATCATAGTAAGAATATAGAATTGGTATTTGATTATTTAGATGAATTAACAGAAAAGAAAGAGAATTCAATTCCACGAAAGCAAATAGGCTTTAAAAAATAG
- a CDS encoding tyrosine-type recombinase/integrase: MAVALRPDNPIETTTIKGIKRTVNYNILESDELEDLYYSYQSDNVADKYHRLCAKRNKVIVGLLVYQGLNTTELIQLELEDLQLYKGKVYIKSGARSNSRTLELKPWQVIEFLEYIKEVREEILIRKQLETDRIFIPNNKRLGITIHHILKKLKKTNHKVNSSNQIRASVITNWLKHYNLRQVQVMAGHRYISSTERYVQNDLESLHEIVNNFHPIN; this comes from the coding sequence ATAGCTGTCGCCTTGCGGCCAGATAACCCGATAGAAACTACCACCATTAAAGGCATCAAAAGAACAGTCAATTACAACATCTTAGAATCTGATGAATTGGAAGATTTATATTATAGTTATCAAAGCGACAATGTCGCAGATAAGTACCACAGACTGTGTGCAAAGAGGAATAAAGTAATCGTTGGTTTACTAGTCTATCAAGGATTAAATACAACAGAACTCATACAATTAGAACTCGAAGATTTACAACTTTATAAAGGCAAAGTTTATATAAAAAGTGGAGCAAGAAGTAACTCAAGAACATTAGAATTAAAACCCTGGCAAGTCATAGAATTTTTAGAATATATAAAAGAAGTTAGAGAAGAAATATTGATTAGAAAACAACTAGAGACTGACAGAATATTTATACCAAATAACAAACGATTAGGAATCACAATCCATCATATTTTAAAGAAGTTAAAAAAGACAAATCATAAAGTAAATAGTTCCAATCAAATCCGAGCTTCAGTAATTACAAATTGGTTGAAACACTACAATTTAAGACAAGTGCAAGTCATGGCAGGGCATCGTTATATATCTTCTACAGAACGTTATGTACAAAACGATTTAGAATCTTTACATGAGATTGTAAATAACTTTCATCCAATTAATTAA
- a CDS encoding tyrosine-type recombinase/integrase, translating into MKKLILQNEPYKIFVKNFKEWLDILGYAESTVYSLPLHLQEFFYYLEQSSIKSINDISTKTVKEYYSYLQERPNQTRNGSLSKSYLNKHQQALKKFREYLKQHNYKDFNIHLKTEENPTEERINILTQLEIKELFKATEYSHNYEHYRLRDKAILVIFYSCGLRRTEAVSLDIKDIFFDKERIHVRKGKNYKERVIPVNRYNLQILEDYVFESRPQFTRTERSRSEEALFISKQGKRMGGMSLSNRLQKIIQASNNKEIVEKKITLHTLRHSIATHLLQQQVKLESIKTFLGHSSLESTQIYTHLVERQACIERSRNDTQTI; encoded by the coding sequence ATGAAAAAATTAATACTACAAAACGAACCTTATAAAATCTTTGTGAAGAACTTTAAAGAATGGTTAGACATCTTAGGTTATGCAGAAAGTACAGTGTATAGTTTACCCTTACATCTTCAGGAGTTTTTTTATTATTTAGAGCAAAGTAGTATTAAAAGTATCAATGATATTAGTACAAAGACAGTCAAAGAATATTATAGTTATTTACAAGAAAGGCCCAATCAAACAAGAAATGGAAGTTTAAGTAAAAGTTACTTAAACAAACACCAACAAGCTCTTAAGAAATTTAGAGAATATTTAAAACAACACAACTACAAAGACTTCAATATACATTTAAAAACAGAAGAGAATCCAACAGAAGAACGAATCAATATACTTACACAATTAGAAATTAAAGAACTCTTTAAAGCAACAGAGTATAGTCATAATTATGAGCATTATAGATTAAGAGATAAAGCCATCTTAGTAATCTTTTACAGTTGTGGATTACGCAGGACGGAGGCCGTCAGCCTAGATATAAAAGATATATTCTTTGATAAAGAGCGCATACACGTTAGAAAAGGAAAGAATTACAAGGAACGGGTAATACCCGTCAATAGATACAATTTACAAATCCTAGAAGACTATGTCTTTGAATCACGACCACAATTTACTCGCACTGAGCGAAGTCGAAGTGAAGAAGCACTATTTATTAGTAAACAAGGCAAGAGAATGGGTGGAATGAGTTTATCAAACCGATTGCAGAAAATTATACAAGCAAGTAATAACAAGGAGATTGTAGAAAAAAAAATTACACTACATACATTAAGACATAGCATTGCAACACATTTATTACAACAACAAGTAAAGCTAGAAAGCATTAAAACTTTTTTAGGCCATAGCTCTTTAGAATCCACTCAAATTTATACTCATTTAGTCGAGAGGCAAGCCTGTATTGAGCGAAGCCGAAATGACACCCAAACAATTTAA
- a CDS encoding helix-turn-helix domain-containing protein, with product MNLILSDFIQNLKHYRTKKELTQKQLANHLRIGHGNIARYERGEVVPKLDVVLAIAKKLEVSLDALCGLDKEKDTELTLLIQKSQKLALKDKELLKQLIVKFVNFN from the coding sequence ATGAACTTAATTTTATCTGATTTTATCCAAAACCTAAAGCATTATAGAACTAAAAAAGAGCTTACTCAAAAACAATTGGCTAACCATTTAAGGATAGGTCATGGAAATATTGCACGGTATGAACGTGGTGAAGTGGTACCAAAACTAGATGTAGTATTGGCGATTGCTAAAAAACTAGAAGTCTCTTTAGATGCCTTATGTGGACTTGATAAAGAAAAGGATACTGAACTAACTCTTTTAATACAAAAGTCTCAGAAACTTGCTTTAAAAGACAAAGAACTACTAAAACAACTTATTGTAAAATTTGTGAACTTCAACTAA